Proteins found in one Thalassomonas actiniarum genomic segment:
- the ychF gene encoding redox-regulated ATPase YchF, translating into MGFKCGIVGLPNVGKSTLFNALTKAGIEAANFPFCTIEPNTGVVPVPDPRLDKLAKIVNPERVIPTTMEFVDIAGLVAGASKGEGLGNKFLANIRETDAIGHVVRCFENENIVHVAGNVNPGEDIDVINTELALADMDTAERAIVRQAKRAKGGDKDAKFELPVLEKILKHVEEGHMVRSLELSKEEKAAVKYLNFLTIKPTMYIANVNDDGFENNPYLDQVRAIAEEEGAVVVPVCAEIESEIAELDDEERDEFMADMGIEEPGLNRVINSGYSLLHLQTYFTAGVKEVRAWTVKVNATAPQAAGVIHTDFEKGFIRAEVISYDDFIEFNGEAGAKEAGKWRLEGKEYPVKDGDVVHFRFNV; encoded by the coding sequence ATGGGATTTAAATGTGGTATTGTTGGCTTACCCAACGTAGGTAAATCAACCCTGTTCAACGCACTCACCAAAGCGGGTATTGAAGCCGCAAACTTTCCATTCTGTACCATTGAACCTAACACAGGTGTGGTGCCGGTTCCGGATCCGCGTCTGGACAAGTTAGCAAAAATAGTTAACCCCGAGCGTGTTATCCCTACTACCATGGAATTTGTTGATATCGCAGGTCTGGTTGCCGGCGCCTCCAAAGGTGAAGGTTTAGGCAACAAGTTCCTGGCCAACATCCGTGAAACCGACGCTATCGGTCACGTGGTACGCTGTTTTGAAAATGAAAATATCGTGCATGTTGCCGGCAATGTAAATCCGGGTGAAGATATCGATGTTATCAACACCGAATTAGCCCTGGCCGATATGGACACCGCTGAGCGCGCCATCGTCCGTCAGGCCAAACGCGCCAAAGGCGGCGACAAAGACGCTAAATTCGAACTGCCGGTACTGGAAAAAATCCTTAAGCATGTTGAAGAAGGCCACATGGTACGTTCTTTAGAGTTATCTAAAGAAGAAAAAGCCGCGGTTAAGTACCTTAACTTCTTAACCATCAAGCCGACCATGTATATTGCCAATGTCAATGACGACGGTTTTGAAAACAACCCTTATTTAGATCAGGTGCGTGCCATCGCCGAAGAAGAAGGCGCCGTGGTAGTGCCGGTTTGCGCAGAAATTGAAAGTGAAATTGCCGAACTTGACGACGAAGAGCGCGACGAGTTTATGGCAGACATGGGCATTGAAGAGCCGGGCCTGAACCGGGTGATCAATTCCGGTTACTCCCTGCTGCACCTGCAAACCTACTTCACCGCCGGCGTAAAAGAAGTACGTGCCTGGACGGTAAAAGTCAACGCTACCGCGCCACAGGCTGCCGGGGTAATTCATACCGACTTTGAAAAAGGTTTTATCCGCGCCGAAGTGATTTCTTACGACGACTTTATCGAGTTTAACGGTGAAGCCGGTGCCAAAGAAGCCGGTAAATGGCGTCTTGAAGGTAAAGAATACCCGGTTAAAGACGGCGATGTGGTGCACTTCCGCTTTAATGTCTAA
- a CDS encoding DUF3718 domain-containing protein: MKNILLVTSLLAASVSFAPQASAEDSFSLRVCEYVSVNDKRRLRSFLKDRKLKIRSIFDGLKCNGQNLLEFAASSNALDTGELIINKLPVKVVAANLEAIKKHSAHLGGVAEKRVN; encoded by the coding sequence ATGAAGAATATTTTATTAGTGACGAGCCTATTAGCCGCATCAGTTTCTTTCGCCCCGCAAGCCAGTGCGGAAGATAGCTTTTCATTACGTGTGTGTGAGTATGTCTCTGTTAATGATAAAAGGCGTTTAAGATCTTTCCTTAAAGATCGCAAACTTAAAATTCGTTCCATATTTGACGGACTAAAATGTAACGGCCAAAACCTTTTGGAATTTGCAGCCTCATCCAATGCACTCGACACCGGGGAATTAATTATCAATAAATTACCCGTTAAAGTAGTAGCCGCCAACCTGGAAGCCATTAAAAAGCATTCCGCTCACCTTGGTGGTGTAGCAGAAAAACGCGTTAACTAG
- a CDS encoding FAD-dependent oxidoreductase: MKSYDCVIVGGGMVGAASALSLAELGLKVAVVERALPQAFEPGQPFDLRVSAISLSSQYLLEQVGAWQQISQWRLCPYKRLGVWEQELSYAEFNSDDIGQSHLGAIIENRLIQLALLDQVKNHDNICLYCPDSLTSFVQYEQGVDIELSQETVKAKLLIAADGANSRVRQLAGIGTTGWDYQQSAMLINVNTGLEQQDITWQQFFPTGPVAMLPMPGQHASLVWYHHRDEIKRLKTLSLKQLEQAVMASFPKRLGQVEVLDRASFDLTRRHANQYQKQRVVLMGDAAHSINPMAGQGVNLGFKDVKALQKVIAEAIGNGECWHDPAVLARYEKLRRHDNLLMMSAMDALYASFSHPSLLMKGLRNAGLFIANRAPVLKNKALAYACGL, translated from the coding sequence ATGAAGAGTTATGATTGCGTAATAGTGGGTGGCGGCATGGTAGGGGCGGCTTCGGCCCTGTCATTAGCTGAGCTGGGATTAAAAGTGGCTGTGGTCGAGCGGGCACTTCCCCAGGCTTTTGAGCCCGGACAGCCCTTTGACCTTAGGGTGTCGGCAATTTCATTATCTTCCCAATATTTACTGGAGCAGGTGGGGGCCTGGCAGCAAATCAGCCAGTGGCGTTTATGCCCTTATAAACGTTTGGGGGTGTGGGAGCAGGAGCTTTCCTATGCCGAATTTAACAGCGACGATATTGGCCAGTCCCACCTGGGGGCCATCATTGAAAACCGCTTGATCCAGCTGGCGTTATTAGATCAGGTCAAGAATCATGACAACATTTGCCTATATTGTCCCGATTCGCTGACCAGTTTTGTTCAATATGAACAGGGTGTTGATATTGAGCTGAGCCAGGAAACGGTGAAGGCTAAACTGCTGATCGCTGCCGATGGCGCCAACTCCCGGGTGCGCCAGCTGGCAGGCATAGGCACCACCGGCTGGGATTATCAGCAGTCGGCAATGCTGATCAATGTCAACACCGGGCTGGAGCAGCAGGACATTACCTGGCAGCAGTTCTTCCCAACCGGGCCTGTGGCTATGCTGCCGATGCCGGGCCAGCATGCCTCCCTGGTGTGGTATCACCACAGGGATGAAATAAAACGTTTAAAAACCCTGAGCCTGAAGCAGCTGGAGCAGGCGGTGATGGCCAGCTTTCCAAAACGTTTGGGGCAGGTTGAGGTGCTTGACCGTGCTTCGTTTGATTTAACCCGTCGCCATGCCAACCAATACCAGAAGCAAAGGGTGGTGTTAATGGGGGATGCCGCCCACAGTATTAATCCTATGGCGGGACAGGGGGTAAACCTGGGATTTAAAGATGTCAAAGCGCTGCAAAAGGTGATCGCCGAAGCCATAGGCAATGGTGAATGCTGGCATGACCCGGCGGTGCTGGCGCGTTATGAAAAGCTCAGACGTCATGACAACCTGCTGATGATGTCGGCCATGGATGCCCTGTACGCTTCTTTTAGCCATCCTTCTCTGTTGATGAAGGGATTACGCAATGCCGGGCTCTTTATTGCCAACAGGGCGCCTGTGCTTAAAAATAAGGCGCTGGCATATGCTTGCGGGCTTTAA
- a CDS encoding DNA/RNA non-specific endonuclease, translating into MALDIPKPELRYGCPAADQILFNRFYTVGYSYYFRQAKWTLEIVEPGKHINDVDDDVTRQNNFRPDFRLPQRFRGDLSDYRRSGFDRGHLVASANQDQSALQNSETYLLSNMSPQAPQFNRGVWKVLEGEIRSKNESPDIHETYVMAGPVFDFEFQTEFIGQADNNGIKIPIPTHFFKCVLVEWKSGRLEMWAFEFENKAVNAEPSRFVTSTSAIEQRAGINIWPNLLGDDIEAQKSNINPW; encoded by the coding sequence ATGGCGCTTGATATACCAAAACCCGAACTTCGCTACGGCTGTCCCGCGGCAGATCAAATTCTCTTCAACCGGTTTTATACCGTCGGTTATTCATATTACTTCAGGCAAGCTAAATGGACGCTGGAAATTGTTGAGCCGGGTAAACATATTAATGATGTTGATGATGATGTGACCCGGCAAAATAACTTTCGCCCGGACTTTAGGCTACCTCAGCGTTTTCGGGGAGATCTGTCCGATTACCGGAGGTCGGGGTTTGACCGGGGGCATTTAGTTGCCAGCGCCAACCAGGATCAAAGTGCTTTGCAAAACTCGGAAACCTATTTACTTTCCAATATGTCGCCTCAGGCGCCGCAGTTTAACCGGGGGGTCTGGAAAGTGCTGGAAGGGGAGATCCGGAGTAAAAATGAGTCGCCGGATATTCATGAAACCTATGTTATGGCCGGGCCTGTGTTTGATTTTGAATTTCAGACCGAATTTATCGGTCAGGCAGACAATAACGGTATCAAAATTCCTATTCCCACACATTTCTTCAAATGTGTGCTGGTGGAGTGGAAATCAGGGCGGCTGGAAATGTGGGCTTTTGAGTTTGAAAACAAAGCCGTTAATGCCGAGCCGTCTCGCTTTGTCACTTCCACCTCTGCCATTGAGCAAAGAGCCGGTATTAACATCTGGCCCAATTTACTGGGTGATGATATTGAGGCGCAAAAAAGCAATATTAACCCATGGTAG
- a CDS encoding Ig-like domain-containing protein, translating into MRQLFRKMLPCCLCFLPTALAAQEPFNWQAQDYQPHHVDINGDGLRDLLLQPLAENQPGLFFPGTKNSGLSDEPAPIPARLPALINQQSWFVGQTQFVPADFNGDGHDDVLLVLPQAQQIWVYSGTDQGIDFSLEPSLRYSATELPWLAKEQDFDFYPGDFNGDGKQDLLALSQDKHQHYLMHSDDSGQLVIAQEIDKNVKWGKKRSEKLIIRDFNQDGRDDVFALAKKKHQSHYLVLANGAGHLQQSRKISDKLQGKDWNSNDFNVWVGNANHDNTLDIIRLNNMPGGIDEKGEIHLSAANEDTDDIDNICDQMYFSAEGGTGTTCAPWQGSEAEKDGVHAKVEATPGLQRLTEPELPCGIAPDQGHCTPPPTPTSAPVVNGTYWPIGSRITVTFPSLRSGQYYQVYVSNDNRSYDFAGALYSGRTKAITLRSTHGYQYIKYDACFEADICSGLSPWQKVHAYDSPYRASPSASPTTIARGNSATISWPTTSRIIWTGGYYERKYKTPTGAVISQSTMNHVSGSSTTRATTPSLTTAGTYTFYVRACNPQLPCGDWGTTTVTVENKKPVVSPSSPSNNASYPSNQSISASASASDSDGSVTQVEFKLDSGSWQVDSSSPYSKNFGRLSVGSHTIYYRAKDNDGGYSTSPYPSRTFTIQNIKPVVSPLTPSDNASYLSTQSISASASASDSDGSIAQVEFKLDSGSWQADSSSPYSKNFGPLSAGSHTIAYRAKDNLGGYSTTAYRNITVTANQKPTVRALSPSNNASYLTSQNVIATASASDSDGSIAQVEFKLNAGSWQVDNSSPYSRNFGTLSAGNHTIYYRTQDNDGTYSSTDDINITVSAPTNKLPVIGGTPANTATPGEAYQFTPTASDGDNDNLTFSIGNQPAWLSFTASTGTLSGTPTDGNIGTFSNISISVSDGKSRAYLPPFSIDVKAAKASPAVIFIHTDNLGSPVAETDEQGNVL; encoded by the coding sequence ATGCGTCAACTCTTTAGAAAAATGTTGCCCTGTTGTCTGTGTTTTCTGCCCACGGCTTTAGCCGCACAGGAACCGTTCAACTGGCAAGCACAAGACTATCAACCCCACCATGTCGATATTAACGGCGACGGCCTTCGGGATTTACTGCTGCAACCGTTAGCTGAAAACCAGCCGGGGCTTTTTTTCCCGGGAACAAAAAACTCAGGATTAAGTGACGAGCCAGCACCGATCCCGGCCCGCTTACCCGCATTAATCAACCAGCAGTCCTGGTTTGTTGGACAGACACAATTTGTCCCGGCAGATTTTAACGGCGATGGCCATGACGATGTTTTACTGGTATTGCCCCAAGCGCAGCAAATATGGGTGTACTCAGGCACAGACCAGGGCATAGACTTCTCCCTTGAACCGTCACTGCGTTATAGCGCAACCGAACTTCCCTGGCTGGCAAAAGAGCAGGATTTTGACTTTTATCCCGGCGACTTTAACGGTGACGGCAAGCAGGATTTATTGGCCTTGTCGCAGGATAAACACCAGCATTACCTGATGCACAGTGATGACAGCGGCCAGCTCGTTATCGCCCAGGAAATCGACAAAAACGTCAAATGGGGGAAAAAACGCAGTGAAAAGCTCATCATCCGCGATTTCAATCAGGACGGCAGAGATGATGTCTTTGCCCTGGCGAAAAAAAAGCACCAATCCCATTATCTGGTGTTGGCCAATGGGGCCGGGCACTTACAGCAAAGCCGTAAAATCAGTGACAAATTGCAGGGAAAAGACTGGAACAGCAATGACTTTAATGTCTGGGTTGGCAATGCCAATCATGACAATACCTTAGATATTATCCGCTTAAACAATATGCCCGGCGGCATAGACGAAAAAGGGGAGATACATTTATCTGCCGCAAATGAAGATACGGATGATATCGATAATATCTGTGATCAAATGTATTTTTCCGCCGAAGGGGGAACTGGCACAACCTGTGCGCCCTGGCAAGGGAGTGAAGCAGAAAAAGACGGCGTCCATGCAAAGGTCGAAGCCACGCCCGGCTTGCAGAGACTTACCGAGCCCGAACTGCCCTGCGGGATAGCTCCGGACCAGGGGCATTGCACCCCTCCGCCAACCCCCACCTCGGCACCTGTTGTCAACGGTACCTATTGGCCTATTGGCAGCAGAATCACCGTTACTTTTCCTTCTTTACGCAGCGGCCAGTATTACCAGGTATATGTCAGTAATGATAACCGCAGTTACGACTTTGCCGGCGCCCTTTACTCCGGGCGGACAAAAGCAATTACCCTAAGAAGCACACACGGCTATCAATATATAAAATATGATGCCTGTTTTGAAGCGGATATTTGCAGCGGTTTAAGCCCTTGGCAAAAGGTACATGCCTATGACTCCCCTTATCGAGCCAGCCCTTCGGCTTCGCCGACAACTATTGCCAGGGGAAATAGCGCAACCATTTCCTGGCCAACCACAAGCCGTATTATCTGGACGGGGGGTTATTATGAGCGAAAATATAAAACCCCCACAGGCGCTGTGATTTCGCAATCCACCATGAACCACGTCAGCGGCAGCAGCACCACCAGAGCAACCACCCCGTCACTGACGACGGCGGGCACTTACACTTTTTATGTCCGCGCCTGTAATCCGCAATTGCCTTGCGGCGACTGGGGCACGACAACGGTTACCGTCGAGAATAAAAAGCCGGTGGTCAGCCCGTCAAGCCCCTCGAATAACGCCAGTTACCCGTCCAATCAAAGTATCAGCGCCTCCGCCAGTGCCAGCGACAGCGACGGCAGCGTGACCCAGGTGGAATTTAAACTCGACTCCGGCAGCTGGCAGGTTGACAGCAGCAGCCCGTACAGTAAAAATTTCGGCAGGCTTAGCGTCGGCAGCCATACCATTTATTACCGCGCCAAAGATAATGACGGCGGCTATAGTACCAGTCCCTATCCGAGCAGGACTTTTACGATACAAAACATTAAACCGGTTGTCAGTCCGTTAACGCCCTCGGATAACGCCAGCTACCTCAGCACGCAAAGCATCAGTGCCAGCGCCAGTGCAAGCGACAGCGACGGTAGCATCGCCCAGGTGGAATTTAAACTCGACTCCGGCAGCTGGCAGGCCGACAGCAGCAGTCCTTACAGCAAAAACTTCGGTCCCCTCAGTGCTGGCAGCCATACCATCGCCTATCGTGCTAAGGATAACCTTGGCGGTTACTCTACAACGGCGTACCGTAATATTACCGTAACAGCTAACCAAAAGCCGACCGTCAGGGCGCTAAGTCCCTCAAATAATGCCAGTTACCTGACCAGCCAAAATGTCATTGCTACTGCCAGTGCCAGCGACAGCGACGGCAGCATAGCCCAGGTAGAATTTAAGCTTAATGCCGGCAGCTGGCAGGTCGACAACAGCAGTCCTTACAGTCGAAATTTTGGTACTTTATCTGCCGGTAACCACACCATTTATTATCGCACCCAAGACAATGACGGGACGTATTCATCCACCGACGACATCAATATCACCGTCAGCGCACCAACTAACAAGCTTCCGGTTATTGGCGGCACACCTGCCAATACCGCAACGCCGGGGGAAGCTTACCAGTTCACACCAACGGCAAGCGATGGCGATAACGACAACTTAACTTTCAGCATTGGCAACCAACCGGCCTGGTTAAGCTTTACTGCCTCAACCGGCACATTAAGCGGCACACCGACGGACGGCAATATCGGTACTTTCAGCAATATCAGTATTTCCGTCAGTGACGGCAAGTCCAGGGCCTATTTGCCCCCCTTTAGTATTGACGTGAAAGCGGCAAAAGCATCCCCCGCCGTTATTTTCATCCACACCGACAACTTAGGCTCCCCCGTCGCCGAAACCGATGAACAGGGGAATGTACTGTGA